From Pseudovibrio sp. Tun.PSC04-5.I4, a single genomic window includes:
- a CDS encoding class I SAM-dependent methyltransferase — protein MNKENLDSTAGAAVYTPRMLRIYDFLVLRFSNTFLWKCSAQRALQFFNRNASRNHLDVGVGSGYFLEHGRFHDQTRLVLMDLNPTCLDYARQRAVVDNVTCTQADVLEPIAWSDELFDSINLGYLLHCLPGTMKQKHLVFDNLKPLLNEGGVLFGSTILGQGRKPNWAAKKLMTFYNSKGIFSNTQDNLDDLRAGLETQFRDVSIEVVGEVALFTGRV, from the coding sequence ATGAACAAAGAAAATTTGGACAGCACAGCAGGTGCAGCGGTTTACACTCCCCGTATGCTGCGCATCTATGATTTTTTGGTGCTGCGTTTTTCAAACACGTTCCTCTGGAAATGTTCTGCTCAGCGAGCCCTGCAATTCTTCAATCGAAATGCGAGCCGCAATCATCTGGATGTTGGGGTTGGGAGTGGGTATTTTCTGGAGCATGGCCGTTTTCATGACCAGACCCGTTTGGTGTTGATGGACCTTAATCCGACTTGCCTTGACTATGCCAGGCAGAGAGCAGTCGTTGACAATGTGACGTGTACGCAAGCGGATGTTTTGGAACCTATCGCGTGGTCTGATGAGTTGTTTGACAGCATCAATCTGGGCTATCTGCTGCATTGTTTGCCGGGTACCATGAAGCAGAAACATCTTGTTTTTGACAACCTTAAGCCGCTTCTCAATGAAGGTGGCGTGCTGTTTGGGTCAACTATTTTGGGGCAGGGCCGAAAGCCAAACTGGGCCGCGAAAAAACTGATGACTTTTTACAATAGCAAAGGCATTTTCTCTAACACGCAAGACAACCTTGATGATTTGCGCGCCGGTCTGGAAACGCAGTTCAGAGATGTCTCAATTGAGGTTGTGGGTGAGGTCGCGCTGTTTACAGGGCGTGTGTAG
- a CDS encoding BA14K family protein, translating into MAKAAAVISVALAGAMMLPVVSVAQAGSSRHKNTYVENNSYNYTYVENNHRHKRKNHKRKKRGINAGEAAAIGVIGLAAGLIIGNAATQPQYVAPPRPTYRPPVPAYRPPAYRPPAPAYRPPVVAYQPAPVYQARAAAPAPWSPAWYAYCTSKFRSFNPNTGTYRTYSGHNRFCQ; encoded by the coding sequence ATGGCTAAAGCAGCAGCAGTAATTTCAGTAGCACTCGCAGGGGCAATGATGTTGCCAGTTGTTTCCGTGGCTCAGGCAGGCTCTTCCCGCCATAAAAACACTTATGTTGAGAACAACAGCTACAATTACACCTACGTGGAAAACAACCATCGCCACAAGCGTAAGAATCATAAGAGAAAAAAGCGCGGCATCAATGCAGGTGAAGCAGCAGCAATCGGTGTAATCGGTCTGGCAGCAGGCCTCATCATCGGCAACGCGGCAACACAGCCACAGTATGTTGCACCGCCACGCCCCACTTATCGCCCGCCTGTGCCAGCATACCGTCCACCTGCGTATCGCCCGCCAGCACCAGCATATCGCCCACCGGTGGTCGCTTACCAACCAGCGCCAGTTTATCAGGCAAGAGCTGCAGCACCAGCACCGTGGTCACCTGCTTGGTACGCTTACTGCACAAGCAAATTCAGAAGCTTTAACCCGAACACGGGGACATACCGCACCTACTCAGGTCATAACCGCTTCTGTCAGTAA
- a CDS encoding extensin family protein, translating to MFYEMGYRATGRLLAGVCLAIMCVYAAQVRATPVPKVRPYVVAPFAAPTFKRPLTKPKDALYLLPPQKPLSLIPSSLGSVKVPAPTSNVAMCTMGAWQVKMEASVNGSGGCGIKKPVSLSAMVSQGRQIGFTLPVQIECSLAQKLERWMRDVAQPAAQREFGLSIVKLRTAAGYACRGRNNKKGAKLSEHGKGNAIDVAAFQLSDGREITVEDGWDGSSSEVRFLTSLHKGACERFTTVLGPNADRYHQDHLHFDQGCHGKTCTYRVCK from the coding sequence TTGTTTTACGAGATGGGGTACCGGGCAACCGGGCGACTCTTGGCGGGAGTTTGTCTGGCAATCATGTGCGTTTATGCTGCACAGGTGCGAGCTACGCCTGTACCTAAAGTGCGTCCTTATGTGGTTGCTCCGTTTGCTGCCCCAACATTCAAGAGGCCTTTGACGAAGCCGAAAGATGCGCTTTATCTGCTGCCCCCGCAAAAACCGTTGTCTCTGATCCCTTCGTCTTTGGGCAGTGTAAAGGTGCCGGCTCCCACATCTAACGTGGCGATGTGTACGATGGGTGCATGGCAGGTGAAGATGGAAGCCAGTGTTAATGGCTCAGGCGGATGTGGGATTAAAAAACCAGTCTCTCTAAGTGCGATGGTTTCCCAAGGGCGACAAATTGGTTTTACACTTCCGGTACAGATTGAATGCTCCCTTGCGCAGAAGCTGGAACGCTGGATGCGAGATGTTGCTCAACCGGCTGCTCAGCGAGAGTTTGGCCTTTCCATCGTGAAGCTTCGAACTGCTGCGGGCTATGCTTGCCGGGGGCGTAACAACAAGAAGGGCGCAAAGCTTTCGGAGCATGGAAAAGGCAATGCAATTGATGTTGCTGCGTTTCAACTCTCCGATGGCCGGGAAATTACAGTTGAGGATGGGTGGGATGGATCTTCCTCAGAAGTTCGCTTCCTGACCAGCTTGCACAAGGGCGCATGTGAACGGTTCACGACTGTTCTTGGCCCTAATGCTGATCGTTATCATCAAGATCATTTGCACTTTGACCAAGGCTGTCACGGCAAGACCTGCACTTACCGTGTTTGCAAATAG
- a CDS encoding pyridoxamine 5'-phosphate oxidase family protein — protein MEKKIDPIRETTKDARALAKKLIRSARFASLAVVEPETGYPIVSRVGIAADVAGAPFMLASSLSNHSQCLEQDSRVSLLIGEPGKGDPLAHPRLTVIGHLEKLSKGDPDCVQLRDRYLMRHPKAKLYVDFADFDWYPLRVERVNMNGGFGKAYLMNDQDILSSLPDKAHFSAQTHKLVEMMNAEHSTHLAEFAVATFKTNAAKWTLVSADTEGADFFDGEAVHRHLFGSVVTQESVETVLLQALGCSA, from the coding sequence ATGGAAAAGAAGATTGATCCCATTCGCGAAACCACAAAGGATGCGCGAGCCCTCGCAAAAAAACTGATCCGCTCCGCACGATTTGCCTCTCTTGCTGTTGTAGAGCCTGAGACTGGATACCCCATTGTCAGCCGTGTGGGGATTGCTGCTGATGTTGCGGGCGCTCCGTTTATGCTGGCATCCAGTCTTTCCAACCATTCGCAATGCCTGGAACAGGACAGCCGCGTTTCTCTTTTGATTGGAGAGCCGGGAAAGGGAGATCCGCTGGCGCATCCACGTTTGACTGTGATTGGCCATCTGGAAAAGCTGAGCAAAGGGGATCCTGACTGTGTTCAGCTGCGGGATCGATATCTCATGCGGCACCCTAAGGCCAAGCTCTACGTAGATTTTGCGGATTTCGATTGGTATCCGCTGCGTGTTGAGCGTGTGAATATGAACGGTGGGTTTGGCAAAGCGTACCTGATGAATGATCAGGATATTCTCTCCTCTCTCCCCGACAAGGCCCATTTTTCAGCTCAGACCCACAAGCTGGTGGAGATGATGAACGCTGAACATTCAACGCATCTCGCTGAGTTTGCGGTTGCTACGTTCAAAACCAATGCCGCGAAATGGACGTTGGTGAGCGCAGATACTGAGGGAGCAGATTTCTTTGATGGAGAAGCTGTTCATCGGCATTTATTTGGCAGTGTGGTGACACAAGAGAGTGTTGAAACGGTTCTCCTCCAAGCCCTTGGTTGTTCCGCTTAA
- a CDS encoding glutathione S-transferase, whose translation MAEQALLPILYSFRRCPYAIRARLGLVASGISVALREIVLRNKPAHMLEISPKGTVPVLQLNDGTVIEESLEIMLWALQHNDPQNWLKPESGSLEEMLDLIEEIDGEFKRNLDRYKYATRYEEADPDEHYALAINELSKLSERLEKTTYLFGRGPSLADQALFPFIRQFANSDKDRFISQAPKAVQTWLTNRIEQPDFAVVFGTKWKPWSPEDDLVVFP comes from the coding sequence ATGGCTGAACAAGCGCTCCTTCCAATCCTCTATTCCTTCCGCCGTTGCCCTTATGCGATACGCGCCAGATTGGGGTTGGTGGCCAGCGGTATAAGTGTTGCCTTGCGGGAGATTGTTCTGCGCAACAAGCCCGCACACATGTTGGAGATTTCCCCCAAAGGCACGGTTCCAGTTCTCCAGTTGAATGACGGGACGGTGATTGAAGAGAGCCTTGAGATCATGCTCTGGGCCCTTCAACACAACGATCCTCAAAACTGGCTCAAACCGGAATCAGGTAGCCTTGAGGAAATGCTAGATCTCATCGAAGAAATAGATGGGGAGTTTAAACGCAATCTGGACCGCTACAAATACGCCACGCGCTATGAGGAGGCTGACCCAGATGAGCATTACGCGCTCGCCATTAATGAACTCTCCAAGCTCTCAGAGCGGTTGGAGAAAACAACCTATCTGTTTGGAAGAGGCCCATCCTTAGCTGATCAGGCTCTGTTTCCGTTTATCCGTCAGTTTGCCAACTCGGATAAGGACCGTTTCATCAGTCAGGCACCCAAAGCTGTACAGACCTGGCTCACCAACAGAATTGAGCAACCAGACTTTGCAGTCGTCTTTGGCACCAAGTGGAAGCCATGGTCGCCCGAAGATGACCTCGTGGTATTCCCTTAA